From Thermogemmatispora onikobensis, one genomic window encodes:
- a CDS encoding zinc-dependent alcohol dehydrogenase: MPGQMLAAMFYAPGDVRLEERPIPEPGPGELVLQIAAATTCGTDVKTYVRGHPLLFKHPPAGFGHEAAGVVAAVGPGVQGWKEGDAVVAANSAPCDRCFYCHRGRYSLCEDLLLLNGAYAEYLLVPARIVQRNLYRLPQGLSFTAAALTEPLACALHGVEESEIQPGDTVLIIGAGPLGLLLTAAARLAGARVLVSGHGEQRLALARHFGAAQVFETGSLSAEEQRALLREATPEGRGADVVIEAVGTPETWELAVSLVRRGGLVNFFGGCASGTRISLETRPLHYDELTLKGVFHHTPTYFARALELIASGQIPVEALITARFPLAEAVTALHLLLQKQGVKYALIPPAFARDLLRTADPAE, from the coding sequence ATGCCTGGACAGATGTTGGCGGCGATGTTCTATGCGCCGGGCGATGTGCGTCTGGAGGAGCGCCCTATTCCCGAGCCAGGCCCCGGCGAGCTTGTTCTGCAAATCGCGGCAGCTACTACTTGTGGCACCGATGTCAAGACCTATGTGCGCGGCCATCCTCTCTTGTTCAAACATCCACCCGCCGGCTTTGGCCATGAGGCCGCGGGTGTGGTGGCGGCTGTCGGCCCGGGCGTCCAGGGGTGGAAGGAGGGCGATGCCGTGGTGGCGGCCAATTCCGCCCCTTGCGATCGCTGTTTCTACTGCCATCGCGGTCGCTATAGCCTCTGCGAGGATCTGCTGCTGCTGAATGGAGCCTACGCCGAGTATCTGCTGGTTCCGGCCCGCATTGTGCAGCGCAATCTCTATCGCCTGCCGCAGGGCCTCTCGTTTACGGCGGCTGCCTTGACAGAGCCCCTGGCTTGCGCCCTGCATGGGGTCGAGGAGAGCGAGATCCAGCCCGGTGATACGGTGCTGATCATTGGGGCTGGCCCCCTGGGCCTGCTGCTGACGGCAGCCGCCCGGTTGGCAGGGGCCAGGGTCCTGGTCAGCGGGCACGGCGAGCAACGCCTGGCCCTCGCTCGTCACTTCGGCGCCGCGCAGGTCTTTGAAACCGGCTCCCTCTCCGCCGAAGAGCAGCGCGCCTTGCTGCGGGAGGCCACCCCCGAGGGACGCGGGGCCGATGTGGTTATCGAGGCCGTGGGCACTCCCGAGACCTGGGAACTGGCAGTCTCCCTGGTGCGCCGCGGCGGGCTGGTGAATTTCTTTGGGGGCTGCGCCTCGGGCACACGCATCTCGCTGGAGACACGCCCGCTGCACTACGATGAGCTCACCCTCAAAGGGGTCTTTCATCATACCCCTACTTACTTCGCACGCGCTCTGGAGCTGATCGCCAGCGGACAGATCCCCGTCGAGGCCCTCATCACGGCTCGCTTCCCTCTGGCTGAGGCCGTGACGGCCCTTCACCTGCTGCTCCAGAAGCAGGGGGTAAAGTATGCCCTGATCCCGCCGGCCTTCGCTCGGGATCTCCTTCGCACAGCAGACCCTGCAGAATGA
- a CDS encoding glycoside hydrolase family 3 N-terminal domain-containing protein has product MSRDEHAGQVQQRIEALLASMTLEEKAGQLTQYFYFPGFTLQTAFVEEEIRAGRVGSLLFVADPAQTNRLQRLAVEESRLGIPLLFGFDVIHGLRTIFPVPLGLAASWDPELVEQVQAVAAREARAVGIHWAFAPMVDIARDPRWGRIVEGVGEDPYLGARLAAAHVRGFQGEGDGAAGQIVAGPKHFVGYGAALGGRDYDEVNLSESELRNVYLPPFAAAVEAGAANIMSSYVGINGVPAAADRRLLTEVLRNELGFRGFVVSDANAVIDLTTHGLTRDDRDAALRALQAGLDMEMSLGVQFVGEHGPTARPAAFATLPEAVRAGQADERLLNEAVRRVLALKFRLGLFEQPYVDEARASVVLGAPAHRELARVAAERSAVLLRNTGVLPLDRAALRRLAVIGPLAADQRATLGPWVFVPDLERTVTLLEGLRQTAGPTVQVDYAPGVPLPTRPIPSPFAALDQLVAGSSLAGEPPFDEREEFERAIALARCADVAVLVLGEAADMSGEAASRSTLDLPGRQLELLEAVAETGTPLVLVLLCGRPLDLRRVVERSAAILVAWHPGSEGGNAVARLLFGEVAPGGKLPVSWPRSVGQVPLIYAHLRSHQPQTSGLRYWEEESTPLYPFGFGLSYGEVEYSDLQLSASSIGLHDTLDASVVLSNRSQRPVEEVAQLYLHQRYGRAARPVRELKAFERVSLAPGERRTLHFRLGPEARRYWSAAVGGYVLDESVFDVWVGGSSQAALHAEFSVQADGLAGS; this is encoded by the coding sequence ATGAGCCGAGATGAACACGCTGGGCAGGTCCAACAACGGATCGAAGCGTTGTTGGCCTCGATGACCCTTGAAGAGAAAGCCGGGCAACTCACGCAGTACTTCTACTTTCCAGGTTTCACGCTCCAGACCGCCTTTGTGGAGGAAGAGATCCGCGCCGGACGGGTAGGGAGCCTGTTGTTTGTCGCCGACCCGGCTCAGACCAATCGCCTCCAGCGCCTTGCGGTTGAGGAGAGTCGCCTTGGTATCCCGCTGCTCTTCGGCTTCGATGTCATTCACGGCCTGCGCACCATCTTCCCCGTGCCGCTCGGGCTGGCGGCCTCGTGGGACCCGGAGCTGGTTGAGCAGGTGCAAGCGGTGGCGGCGCGCGAGGCGCGGGCGGTCGGTATTCACTGGGCCTTTGCTCCGATGGTGGATATTGCCCGTGATCCGCGCTGGGGCCGCATCGTCGAGGGAGTCGGCGAAGATCCCTATCTGGGGGCGCGCCTGGCTGCTGCTCATGTGCGCGGCTTTCAAGGCGAGGGAGATGGAGCAGCCGGGCAGATTGTGGCGGGGCCGAAGCACTTCGTTGGCTATGGGGCAGCGCTGGGTGGACGCGACTATGATGAGGTCAATCTTTCCGAGAGTGAGCTGCGCAACGTCTATCTGCCGCCGTTTGCAGCGGCAGTTGAGGCGGGAGCCGCAAACATCATGAGTTCCTATGTGGGGATCAACGGGGTGCCAGCGGCGGCGGATCGCCGGCTGCTCACCGAGGTGCTGCGGAACGAGCTAGGTTTCCGGGGCTTTGTGGTGAGCGACGCCAACGCAGTGATCGACCTGACCACCCACGGTCTGACGCGCGACGATCGCGATGCGGCGCTGCGGGCGCTCCAGGCCGGCCTGGACATGGAGATGTCCCTGGGAGTGCAGTTTGTGGGCGAGCACGGCCCAACGGCGCGCCCTGCGGCCTTCGCAACGCTGCCGGAGGCGGTGCGAGCTGGCCAGGCCGACGAGCGTCTGCTCAACGAAGCAGTGAGGCGGGTGCTGGCCCTCAAGTTCCGCCTGGGCCTCTTTGAGCAGCCGTATGTCGACGAGGCACGTGCCAGCGTGGTTCTGGGAGCGCCCGCTCACCGTGAGCTGGCGCGCGTGGCCGCCGAGCGCTCGGCGGTGCTGCTGCGCAATACAGGGGTCTTGCCCCTCGACCGGGCAGCGCTGCGCCGGCTGGCTGTCATCGGGCCGCTGGCAGCGGATCAGCGGGCGACCCTTGGCCCGTGGGTATTTGTGCCGGATCTGGAGCGTACGGTCACCCTGCTAGAGGGACTCCGCCAGACGGCAGGCCCTACAGTGCAGGTCGACTATGCGCCAGGGGTGCCGCTGCCAACCCGGCCTATTCCCTCGCCATTCGCGGCTCTTGACCAGCTCGTCGCCGGCTCTTCCCTGGCGGGGGAGCCGCCATTTGATGAGCGGGAGGAGTTCGAGCGAGCCATTGCCCTGGCCCGTTGTGCCGATGTGGCCGTGCTGGTGCTGGGCGAGGCGGCAGACATGAGTGGTGAAGCGGCTTCGCGCTCCACGCTCGATTTGCCGGGCCGTCAGTTGGAGCTGTTGGAAGCGGTGGCCGAGACTGGGACGCCGCTGGTCCTGGTGCTGCTCTGTGGTCGACCGCTCGACCTGCGTCGCGTGGTTGAGCGGTCGGCGGCCATCCTGGTAGCCTGGCATCCCGGCAGTGAAGGGGGCAATGCGGTGGCCAGGTTGCTCTTTGGCGAGGTCGCGCCTGGGGGAAAACTGCCTGTGAGCTGGCCGCGCAGTGTGGGGCAGGTGCCCTTGATCTATGCGCATCTGCGCTCGCACCAGCCGCAGACGAGTGGTCTGCGTTACTGGGAGGAGGAGAGCACGCCCCTCTATCCTTTCGGTTTTGGCCTCAGCTATGGCGAAGTGGAGTACAGCGATCTCCAGTTAAGCGCTAGCTCAATTGGCCTGCACGATACGCTGGATGCCAGCGTGGTGCTCTCCAATCGCTCGCAGCGCCCTGTCGAAGAGGTAGCACAGCTGTATCTGCATCAGCGCTATGGGCGGGCGGCCCGTCCGGTGCGTGAGCTAAAAGCCTTCGAGCGTGTAAGCCTGGCCCCAGGAGAAAGACGCACGCTCCATTTCAGGCTTGGACCAGAGGCGCGGCGCTACTGGAGCGCTGCGGTGGGGGGCTATGTGCTTGATGAGTCCGTCTTTGACGTTTGGGTAGGCGGCTCATCGCAGGCCGCCTTACACGCCGAGTTCAGCGTTCAAGCTGACGGTCTGGCCGGCTCCTGA
- a CDS encoding solute carrier family 23 protein produces the protein MATGDTAEKRGYFSGWTLKTEGIIAPDERLPWGQSILVGLQHVLAMFGSTVLAPILMGFDPNTAIFFSGIGTLLFFLVVGGRVPSYLGSSFSFIAVVLAATGFASGFHGSGLNPNIGVALGGIIAAGVVYGIIALIVIAAGYRWIDILMPPVVTGAVVAVIGLNLAPVAVSDVSGSAFDTWMGLITVLAVAFVAVFLPSPLRRLPILLGGIIGYLIYLLFANGLHLGKPIDFSGLEKASWIGLPHFSTPTFSPGAIALIAPVAVILVAENTGHVKAVAAMTGRNLDRYLGRAFLGDALATIVAGFGGGTGVTTYAENIGVMAVTRIYSTAIFIIAAIVAILLGFCPKFGALIMTIPSGVIGGLAIVLFGLIAATGGRIWVENRVDFSKSRNLITVAFALIVGAGNLALTIGSFQLSAIGVATFGSIILYQILREPEPEPEEAATADAAVGLNPAGERSLEPEPPEQHA, from the coding sequence ATGGCAACAGGCGACACCGCGGAGAAACGCGGCTATTTCAGCGGCTGGACGCTCAAGACCGAAGGGATTATTGCGCCCGATGAGCGCCTTCCCTGGGGGCAGTCTATTCTGGTGGGGCTGCAGCATGTGCTGGCTATGTTTGGCTCAACCGTGCTGGCTCCCATTTTGATGGGCTTCGATCCAAACACAGCCATCTTCTTCTCAGGTATTGGCACGCTCTTGTTCTTCCTGGTCGTGGGCGGGAGAGTGCCGAGCTACCTTGGCTCTAGCTTCTCATTTATCGCAGTGGTGCTGGCTGCTACTGGCTTCGCCAGCGGCTTCCACGGCTCGGGCCTCAATCCAAACATTGGGGTAGCCCTGGGCGGCATCATTGCCGCGGGGGTCGTCTACGGCATCATTGCCTTGATCGTGATAGCCGCTGGCTATCGCTGGATCGATATCTTGATGCCCCCCGTGGTAACTGGCGCCGTTGTCGCTGTCATTGGGCTGAATCTGGCCCCGGTGGCCGTGAGCGATGTCAGCGGCTCGGCGTTCGATACCTGGATGGGCCTCATTACTGTGCTGGCGGTCGCGTTCGTGGCCGTTTTCCTCCCCAGCCCCTTGCGTCGCTTGCCCATTCTGCTCGGCGGTATCATCGGTTATCTGATCTACCTGCTGTTCGCTAATGGCCTGCATCTGGGCAAGCCTATCGATTTCTCAGGACTGGAAAAGGCGAGCTGGATCGGCCTCCCCCACTTCTCAACGCCCACGTTCTCACCCGGGGCTATTGCGCTGATCGCCCCGGTGGCCGTCATTCTGGTCGCAGAGAACACCGGCCATGTCAAGGCAGTGGCAGCCATGACAGGGCGCAATCTGGATCGCTATCTGGGCCGCGCCTTCCTCGGCGATGCCCTTGCTACTATTGTGGCCGGTTTTGGCGGTGGTACCGGGGTGACAACCTACGCCGAGAATATTGGCGTTATGGCCGTTACTCGTATCTATTCTACTGCTATCTTCATCATTGCTGCCATCGTGGCCATCTTGCTGGGCTTCTGCCCGAAGTTCGGCGCCCTGATCATGACCATTCCCTCCGGAGTGATTGGTGGCCTGGCGATCGTCCTCTTCGGCCTGATTGCCGCCACTGGTGGTCGCATCTGGGTCGAGAACCGCGTGGATTTTTCGAAGAGCCGTAATCTGATTACGGTGGCCTTTGCTCTGATCGTGGGGGCCGGGAATCTGGCGCTCACTATTGGAAGCTTCCAGCTGAGCGCCATCGGCGTGGCAACGTTTGGATCAATTATCCTCTACCAGATTCTGCGCGAGCCAGAGCCGGAGCCGGAGGAGGCAGCGACAGCCGACGCCGCTGTGGGCCTGAATCCAGCAGGCGAGCGCTCGCTGGAGCCAGAACCACCGGAGCAGCATGCATAA
- a CDS encoding glucosaminidase domain-containing protein, which produces MTKGRRMQRISKILTVSLLLLLLSVASLASESAPLRAAPQPASTYVLAGPPSVSPALIDLVLTSYHSPAAGKGQALYDDGIEYGIDPVYALAFFFHESTFGTAGIARTTLSLGNLRCIPDAACIDGFAAFPSWEAGFIAWYRLIRTVYIDSWGLSTVEEIIPRYAPAADHNDVAGYIRAVETAVDTWRNEQVRLFGPVSDATATTSGTGQQPTPVPTPTAVGPSASGSATATPYPADGYPLRGQPTITVDFIASLLSHYRSPLAGDAQLIYESGKQTGIDPVYALAFFLHDSTFGTVGLARVTHSPGLLHAPVTADCHCRSLSGYRSYQSWEDGIRDWYQYVHDSYLEQQGLATVGQLVPAYTQSRDPLVVKTFIQMVERQVTLWRQQSKQAGQDQQAQAPTP; this is translated from the coding sequence ATGACGAAAGGTAGACGCATGCAGCGGATCAGCAAAATTCTCACCGTGAGCCTTCTGCTTCTTCTCCTTAGCGTTGCCTCCCTTGCCTCGGAGAGCGCACCACTGCGAGCCGCCCCGCAGCCTGCCAGCACGTACGTTCTGGCGGGACCACCCTCTGTCAGCCCTGCGCTGATCGACCTCGTGCTCACCAGCTATCACTCGCCAGCAGCCGGCAAAGGCCAGGCCCTCTACGACGATGGCATCGAATATGGGATCGACCCCGTCTATGCCCTGGCTTTCTTCTTCCACGAAAGCACCTTTGGAACAGCAGGGATCGCCCGGACGACGCTGTCATTGGGCAACCTGCGCTGCATCCCCGATGCCGCCTGCATCGATGGATTTGCAGCTTTCCCCAGTTGGGAAGCCGGCTTCATCGCCTGGTATCGGCTCATTCGCACCGTCTACATTGATAGCTGGGGGCTGAGCACTGTCGAGGAGATCATTCCGCGCTATGCCCCAGCGGCGGACCACAATGACGTGGCGGGGTACATTCGGGCAGTGGAGACGGCAGTCGACACCTGGCGCAACGAGCAGGTGCGGCTCTTCGGTCCGGTCAGCGATGCCACCGCGACCACCAGCGGCACAGGCCAACAGCCGACGCCGGTACCTACCCCCACAGCGGTTGGGCCCTCAGCCAGCGGCAGCGCCACTGCCACGCCCTATCCCGCTGATGGTTACCCGCTCCGGGGACAGCCAACAATCACGGTCGATTTCATCGCGAGCCTGCTGAGCCACTACCGGTCACCGTTGGCCGGCGATGCTCAGCTGATCTACGAGAGTGGGAAACAGACAGGGATCGACCCCGTCTATGCCCTGGCCTTCTTCCTGCACGATAGCACCTTCGGCACCGTAGGTCTGGCCCGCGTCACCCACTCGCCTGGCCTGTTGCACGCCCCAGTCACTGCTGACTGCCACTGCCGCTCTCTCAGTGGTTATCGAAGCTACCAGAGCTGGGAGGACGGCATCCGCGACTGGTACCAGTATGTGCACGACTCCTACCTGGAGCAGCAGGGCCTCGCCACCGTTGGGCAGCTCGTTCCCGCCTATACCCAGAGTCGTGACCCCCTGGTCGTGAAAACCTTTATCCAGATGGTGGAGCGCCAGGTAACGCTCTGGCGACAGCAGAGTAAACAAGCCGGGCAGGATCAACAGGCGCAAGCCCCCACCCCATAA
- a CDS encoding family 16 glycoside hydrolase, whose amino-acid sequence MSSMYPPYGGGTAGQLCQRCRMPLAPNEVYCSNCGYYNAPASNQPAPSNPGTPWGEGAGGYPPTTYGQPYPGGGTPSQWGQPETPVSTPPPPSSPGFSGAPGYYGGTPSSSTPPPPGYSFPDQGGAPPYASPVPGSYPQVGGYQVPPLPPSQPPERPRQGPNFGLIALIVVVVLVLVLGGIGVFALTHRSGGTAGTQTPTPAQGTSVPTATPLFSDNFANNNHGWDLTSVPGRYSVKLGNGQLLLEEDNNRILPEFVPGKTFDDFRLDVDATITKGTQENSGFGIYVRASANQNTELATYYRFAMYGDSTYAIFKGVVDSSGQPLDDQKLVGYLSTTALKPIGQVNHVEIVAKGSTMTLSVNGQVLNSVTDTSYKSGSIALYVSNLPDTPKGVVVAYSNLAIYPAA is encoded by the coding sequence ATGTCCTCAATGTATCCTCCGTATGGGGGAGGGACCGCAGGTCAACTCTGTCAGCGCTGTAGGATGCCGTTAGCACCCAACGAGGTCTATTGTAGTAACTGCGGATACTATAATGCACCTGCCAGCAACCAGCCGGCGCCATCGAATCCGGGGACGCCCTGGGGAGAAGGGGCGGGAGGCTATCCGCCGACAACCTACGGTCAGCCGTATCCTGGTGGCGGGACGCCTTCGCAGTGGGGCCAGCCAGAGACTCCTGTCTCGACGCCCCCGCCGCCGTCTTCGCCTGGCTTTAGCGGAGCACCGGGCTACTATGGAGGCACGCCGTCGTCCTCGACGCCCCCCCCGCCAGGGTACTCCTTTCCTGATCAAGGGGGCGCTCCTCCCTATGCTTCTCCGGTCCCGGGCAGTTACCCCCAGGTAGGGGGCTATCAGGTACCGCCCCTGCCTCCTTCCCAGCCGCCTGAGCGACCTCGCCAGGGGCCGAATTTCGGCCTGATCGCCCTGATAGTGGTGGTGGTCCTGGTGCTGGTACTTGGCGGAATCGGCGTTTTTGCCCTCACGCATCGCAGCGGGGGAACCGCGGGTACCCAGACCCCAACACCTGCGCAGGGCACGAGTGTCCCGACTGCCACGCCACTGTTCAGTGACAATTTTGCGAACAACAACCACGGCTGGGATCTGACTAGTGTGCCGGGACGTTACTCGGTCAAGCTTGGGAACGGGCAGCTGCTCCTGGAAGAAGATAACAATCGCATCCTGCCAGAGTTCGTGCCCGGCAAGACCTTCGATGACTTCAGGCTGGACGTCGATGCCACCATCACCAAGGGAACGCAGGAGAACAGTGGCTTTGGTATCTATGTCCGCGCCTCGGCCAACCAGAATACTGAGTTGGCAACCTACTACCGCTTCGCGATGTATGGCGATTCAACCTACGCCATCTTCAAAGGCGTTGTTGATTCCTCGGGTCAGCCACTCGATGACCAGAAGCTGGTGGGCTATCTGTCGACCACAGCTCTCAAACCGATTGGCCAGGTCAACCATGTTGAGATCGTTGCCAAGGGGTCGACGATGACGCTCTCAGTGAATGGTCAGGTGCTCAACAGCGTGACCGATACCAGCTATAAGAGTGGCTCGATCGCCCTCTATGTCTCGAATCTGCCCGATACGCCCAAGGGCGTGGTAGTGGCCTACTCGAATCTGGCGATCTATCCTGCTGCCTGA
- a CDS encoding mannosyl-3-phosphoglycerate synthase: MLIDTIRFAHLLEEHNLHDLSHFLAHTAFIISHKSESLETLAGVLWYLPVNSPIIVVTNCPPEEYEMLRLGLRARLASHRQLFVVHQKDEVLATLLRAHGVAHILDSSGHVRDGKGEGMYLGTLLAHLLRFPRWLIFYDADNLVPCALLEYTLAMGRLFMAAHTTYAYHASGTLHNIRICWAAKPGLRNGMLVEASAGRCTSVVSPIVSLLCQSWSGLSETITSPNAGEQGMTSTTAQTLRFASGFSVETFLLLDLLFKASPFHPTPMAALLQQYHSHSPHFHTKRDEEHIREMIAASLGSLLLFQEQLPLQVEQALLRTCEELELTLTPPLVYPALQELDLSGEEDLPDRYRLLEPVESPGRGSDSLLETSLS; the protein is encoded by the coding sequence ATGCTCATTGACACCATCCGATTTGCCCATCTTCTCGAAGAGCACAACCTCCACGATCTTTCCCATTTCCTGGCCCACACCGCCTTCATCATCTCCCACAAGTCCGAGAGCCTGGAGACGCTGGCCGGAGTACTCTGGTATCTGCCGGTGAACAGTCCGATCATTGTCGTGACCAACTGCCCCCCAGAGGAGTATGAGATGCTCAGATTGGGCCTGCGGGCCCGGTTGGCCTCCCACCGTCAGCTGTTCGTGGTGCACCAGAAGGACGAGGTTCTGGCCACGCTGCTGCGTGCCCACGGCGTGGCCCACATTCTGGATAGCAGCGGCCATGTGCGCGATGGGAAGGGGGAAGGCATGTACCTCGGAACGCTGCTGGCGCACCTGCTGCGTTTCCCCCGCTGGCTCATCTTCTATGATGCCGATAACCTGGTCCCTTGTGCTTTGCTGGAGTATACGCTGGCAATGGGCCGCCTGTTTATGGCTGCCCATACGACGTACGCTTATCATGCCAGTGGGACCTTACATAATATTCGCATCTGCTGGGCTGCCAAGCCCGGCCTGCGTAATGGCATGCTGGTCGAGGCCAGCGCTGGCCGCTGCACGAGCGTAGTCTCGCCGATTGTCTCCCTCCTCTGCCAGTCCTGGTCTGGTCTTTCCGAGACAATTACCTCCCCGAATGCCGGAGAGCAGGGAATGACCTCGACAACGGCGCAAACCCTGCGTTTCGCCTCCGGCTTCTCCGTGGAAACCTTCTTGCTCCTCGATCTGCTTTTCAAGGCCAGCCCTTTTCATCCCACCCCTATGGCAGCGCTGCTGCAGCAGTATCATTCCCACAGCCCCCACTTCCACACGAAGCGCGATGAGGAACATATCCGCGAGATGATCGCGGCAAGCCTCGGCTCTCTCCTGCTCTTTCAGGAACAGCTCCCGCTCCAGGTGGAGCAGGCCCTGCTACGCACCTGTGAGGAGCTGGAGCTGACGCTCACCCCGCCGCTGGTCTATCCTGCTCTGCAGGAGCTGGACCTCAGCGGCGAAGAGGATCTCCCCGATCGCTACCGCTTGCTAGAGCCTGTCGAGAGTCCTGGCCGTGGCAGCGATAGCCTGCTGGAGACTTCTCTGAGCTAG
- a CDS encoding threonine ammonia-lyase translates to MHRYDLAPELTPAYVEEVWHRLPRHLRPTLLLPIPRLSEALGCQLLLASETFQYTGSFKFRAAYHLLASVPQRQIITASSGNFGQAVAYAARLLGKEATIVMPSTAARVKIEAVQAYGGRVELTDVRRVSRQERVAELAREVPEAFIAPAYDDYRVVTGNSTLGQEILRQAEVDVLLVPVGGGGLISGQVIARDLLGHSTRIVGAEPLPGNDAARSLRSGQLLSNGMEPETVADGARTLSLGRLNWEIIRQGVEEIIEVPDEVTLEALRRLFLLANLKVEPTGALALGALLLQPERFRGQRVCCIVSGGNVDPAVYAQALSAWP, encoded by the coding sequence ATGCACCGCTACGATCTGGCTCCCGAGCTGACTCCAGCCTACGTTGAGGAGGTCTGGCACAGGCTGCCGCGTCACCTGCGTCCTACGCTCCTGCTGCCTATACCCCGTCTCTCCGAAGCCCTGGGCTGTCAGCTGCTGCTCGCCAGTGAGACCTTTCAATATACGGGCAGCTTTAAATTCCGCGCCGCTTACCACCTGCTGGCCAGTGTTCCTCAGCGGCAGATTATCACTGCCTCTTCTGGTAACTTTGGCCAGGCTGTGGCCTACGCGGCGCGCTTGTTGGGGAAAGAGGCAACGATCGTCATGCCCTCGACTGCGGCCCGTGTGAAGATTGAGGCCGTCCAGGCCTATGGGGGAAGGGTCGAGCTGACCGATGTCCGCCGTGTCAGCCGTCAGGAGCGTGTGGCAGAGCTGGCCCGCGAAGTGCCCGAGGCGTTCATCGCTCCGGCCTACGACGATTATCGCGTGGTGACAGGCAATTCGACCCTCGGCCAGGAGATTCTGCGCCAGGCAGAGGTCGATGTACTGCTGGTACCGGTCGGCGGTGGTGGACTGATCTCAGGACAGGTCATCGCTCGTGATCTTCTCGGGCACTCAACACGCATCGTCGGGGCAGAACCGCTGCCTGGCAATGATGCCGCTCGCTCGCTACGCAGCGGACAGTTGCTCTCGAATGGAATGGAGCCGGAAACGGTTGCTGATGGGGCGCGCACCCTCTCCCTGGGGCGACTCAACTGGGAGATCATCCGCCAGGGAGTAGAGGAGATCATCGAGGTCCCGGATGAGGTCACGCTGGAAGCGCTACGCCGTCTCTTCTTGCTGGCTAATCTGAAGGTTGAGCCGACAGGTGCTTTAGCCCTGGGGGCTTTGCTGCTCCAGCCGGAGCGCTTCCGTGGTCAACGTGTCTGCTGCATCGTGAGCGGCGGCAACGTCGATCCGGCAGTCTATGCCCAGGCCCTGAGCGCCTGGCCCTAA